A region of the Apium graveolens cultivar Ventura chromosome 6, ASM990537v1, whole genome shotgun sequence genome:
AGTTCAAATTTTTATCTTCAGAAATCATTTCTAGGACAGCTTTTGGGAGCAGTTTCATGGAAGGAAAGGATATTTTCGACATGTTAACAGAGATGGCTATCATAATTACCAGAAATAGTTACAAAGTTAGGATCCCTGGTCTTAGGTAAATGCTCCATTTCTTACAAAGTTACATTATCCTTTCTCGTGGTCATTAAAATAAGGAATTACCAACTTTACCTTTGCAGTCGGTTGTTTAAGAGTAAAGACGATATTAGATCTGCAAAAATTGAACACGGAATACATGATTCTATCTTGAGGATTATGGACAGAAGAAAGAAAGAATGTGGTATGCATGGAGAAGAAAGGAGTTTTGGGACTGATTTTCTTGGCTCACTTATGAAGGCAATGATTGAGTCAGAGCAGGACAAAAGAATCACAATTCAAGACGTAGTTGATGAATGCAAGACCTTCTATGTCGCAGGACAAGAAACTACATCAACTTTGCTTTCTTGGGTTGTGTTTCTTCTTGGTAGTCACACGGATTGGCAAGAAAAAGCAAGACAAGAAGTTCTCAACTTGTTTGGCAAGGAGCAACCACATTCAGATGGAATTGCAAGGCTTAAAATAGTATTTTCTGTTCATCACTTTGAACTCTAGTTTTTCTTGGATAGAAACAGTACACATTTCATTTTGTTAATTTGATATTATTGCTGTTCTGCGGTGTAGGTGAACATGATCATCAATGAAACACTCAGGCTCTACCCTCCTGTAGCTGAATTTACACGACAAGTTAAAGAGGAAACGAGATTGGGAAACTATATACTCCCAGCCAATATCCATGTTGTTCTTTCAGCACTTGCACTACATCATGATACAAATATATGGGGAGAGGACGCACATCAATTCAAGCCTGAGAGATTTTCAGAAGGGGTTGCAAAAGCTACAAACAATAATCCAGCAGTGTATATCCCCTTTGGCCTAGGGCCACGAAGTTGTGTAGGTTTGAACTTTGCAACAAATGAAGCAAAGATTTCACTCGCAATGATACTGCAGCGCTACAGTTTTGTTCTGTCCCCAACCTACATTCACTCACCAGTACAAATCTTGACTACTCGCCCCCAGTATGGAGTCCAGGTAATGCTTCGACCTCTTTGAGGTGCAGGCATTGCTATAACAAACCCACACAATCATATCTGTATTTATCTGTCACTGTCAGGCTGCGACTGGTGGTCTAGTGGATTCACATATATGCTTTATGTACAAAAATGATAAACCCATGGTAATAACTGTCGAGGTGTACGAGTACATAATATTAACTATTGatttacaaatatttctctgaaATGAGATGTTGCTATATATATCCTTTAGCCTATCAAAAGAAAAAAGAGAGTTTCATATACATTTCCAGACTATTGACTACAATGCTTAAGTGAGAAGTGAGTTCAGCAAATCTGTCTTG
Encoded here:
- the LOC141664003 gene encoding cytochrome P450 CYP749A22-like, giving the protein MDFLQFTPAVFVLSSLSVVLFVSISLLNKLWLTPIRKQRFLRKQGIKGTSYKFLHGNTKDILSMRKESMSMPMDYLSHNLFPRFQPHFYSWIKIYGKNFVTWYGPRAELFVSEVELIKEVMNKTQDYPKIEMNTGFVKVLLGDGLVTTKGKKWAKQRKLANQVFHADSLKSMTPEMIASVEMMLDRWKQHEGREIDVFEEFKFLSSEIISRTAFGSSFMEGKDIFDMLTEMAIIITRNSYKVRIPGLSRLFKSKDDIRSAKIEHGIHDSILRIMDRRKKECGMHGEERSFGTDFLGSLMKAMIESEQDKRITIQDVVDECKTFYVAGQETTSTLLSWVVFLLGSHTDWQEKARQEVLNLFGKEQPHSDGIARLKIVNMIINETLRLYPPVAEFTRQVKEETRLGNYILPANIHVVLSALALHHDTNIWGEDAHQFKPERFSEGVAKATNNNPAVYIPFGLGPRSCVGLNFATNEAKISLAMILQRYSFVLSPTYIHSPVQILTTRPQYGVQVMLRPL